The Engystomops pustulosus chromosome 1, aEngPut4.maternal, whole genome shotgun sequence genome has a window encoding:
- the PRAG1 gene encoding inactive tyrosine-protein kinase PRAG1 isoform X2, which produces MQKSITVTNQGFKMSACNEFVEHIWKPGSCKNCFHPKSDHRKYQAPSDGKASNLPVLPSLNGIRIKQENTSQEDDIIIAALYSKPTIAVKPTMITSETAEEWAQLNSTETLTQVSWKESSTSNSILKSGDISNVIFDNLTKPFTHNLNSSNATPKYVFNGYSNQDKKIEINAVQNLTYVSHFGGQVDKAVFLKEKQPPLSKECSLLSKQNKDDSKKLNCFQAESALSPKGSPRSKDSTLSEPFIKTDKGLCNQARSANESRPCHNSEPASSKNMIFSRTKVSVHSESHNVSEKLSCVTMNDSPIASPTFTDSQSVFQSSVAPVDRRDNEPIYAESTKRRGATGKGMKSIMQTEKINSQQADNGVKENPCSVSIERVLQESTTHVAARITVMAAHTEEDNRTIYLSSPDSAVGVEWSCSSPSSVENVSLSPTFLWAERNHGKGEVHKKYQASLSQKYQCSTSLVVPAKNTKPEDFATSKLSSPMHTTAVISSPSHKKEPFELNDRCLLTGDRRQRITQTTWSQQCRIDEEEEEESSPALSNGQLAKSSCILDGRDSLDGQRDLKCMSKSASCPVELSKASNSVEDSSEPPPPPPKKQSRHVKMIKNSCELENKSLGSVESLGESFKAMNVSNSNGNINVSFSTGSMDSLDSRTCSEGGQSCEAVTSPIHSSGTEKKHFAQVSFSVDSGMEAQNGLGQPPPLPIKKSMNRAISAPDNSAWGRAFPSRNEINPNSPRLNLSQSENNVCDELKHSHLLSPVDRHAMFSSSESLEICCRGTGHRNEVRSRNCLQSRGTPAMSMSQLSVSSHTSSASSLQLHHLLSNIDSKEGMYAKLSGLYAQSTRRLMNKCEDYFMRDQKKELHFNENNWSLFKLTSNKPCCNAGDAVYYCATCAKDPLNNYAVKLCRTEDPKTPFYSNLSLPVHFNIQQDCGNFLATVPSSLLHPPETLKVSSANEISHATSLSTEEECVVVITREVPYRTTADFVKESVATHEAQPEIYERQVCLLLLQLCNGLEHLKEHAIIHRDLCLENLLLVHCQTTPDKIKDGKYVPRLIVSNFSKAKQRPGTEDLKLKRDKTRLAPEIMAASQYKKFDEFQTGILIYELLHQRNPFEVRSSLHEHEYSQKDLPPLRNLSVYSRGLQHLAHLLLEADPIKRIRISEAKRILQCLLWGPRKDLTDQPFSHEEALHCALQNWIDMKRALLMMKFAERALEPEHNISLEDWLCCQYLASADPCYLYKTLKLIKLIT; this is translated from the exons ATGCAAAAATCCATTACAGTAACCAATCAAGGCTTTAAGATGTCTGCCTGCAACGAGTTTGTTGAACATATTTGGAAACCTGGATCCTGTAAGAATTGCTTTCACCCAAAGAGTGATCATCGAAAATATCAAGCACCGTCTGATGGAAAAGCCAGCAATTTGCCAGTCCTGCCAAGTCTTAATGGGATTAGGATCAAGCAGGAGAACACAAGTCAAGAAGATGACATTATAATTGCTGCTCTGTATTCAAAGCCCACCATAGCTGTGAAGCCAACAATGATTACATCAGAGACTGCTGAGGAATGGGCACAACTCAACAGCACTGAGACCCTTACTCAG GTTAGTTGGAAAGAATCATCAACCAGCAATTCAATTCTGAAATCTGGGGATATTTCAAATGTTATTTTTGACAACCTGACAAAACCTTTCACTCATAATTTGAACTCTTCCAATGCTACACCCAAGTATGTGTTCAATGGATACTCAAACCAGGATAAGAAGATTGAGATAAATGCTGTACAGAATCTAACATATGTGAGCCACTTTGGTGGTCAGGTGGACAAAGCTGTGTTTCTTAAAGAAAAGCAGCCCCCCCTTTCCAAGGAATGTAGTTTGTTGTCAAAACAAAATAAAGATGATTCTAAAAAGCTAAACTGCTTCCAAGCAGAATCGGCATTATCTCCCAAGGGAAGCCCCCGTTCTAAGGACAGTACACTGAGTGAGCCTTTTATCAAAACTGATAAAGGATTGTGCAACCAAGCCAGGTCTGCAAATGAAAGCAGACCATGTCATAACTCAGAACCAGCTTCTAGTAAGAACATGATTTTCAGCCGAACGAAAGTATCTGTTCATTCTGAGTCACATAACGTCTCTGAGAAACTCTCATGTGTTACTATGAATGACAGTCCTATTGCTTCACCTACCTTTACAGACTCGCAGTCTGTCTTTCAGTCTTCGGTAGCACCAGTTGATAGAAGGGATAATGAACCAATTTATGCTGAAAGCACTAAAAGAAGAGGTGCTACAGGCAAGGGAATGAAATCTATAATGCAAACAGAGAAAATTAATTCTCAGCAAGCGGATAATGGTGTCAAAGAGAATCCGTGTTCTGTGAGCATTGAGAGGGTACTACAAGAGTCTACAACACATGTTGCCGCTAGGATAACCGTTATGGCAGCACATACAGAGGAGGACAACAGGACAATTTACTTGAGCAGCCCTGACTCTGCAGTTGGAGTTGAGTGGTCATGCAGTAGTCCTTCATCTGTTGAGAATGTGAGTCTTTCGCCTACTTTTCTCTGGGCAGAAAGGAACCATGGGAAAGGTGAGGTTCATAAAAAGTACCAGGCTTCATTATCACAGAAATACCAATGTAGCACCAGCCTGGTGGTGCCAGCTAAAAATACCAAACCTGAGGATTTTGCAACTTCTAAATTATCTTCCCCAATGCACACTACTGCTGTAATATCCTCACCATCACACAAAAAGGAACCCTTTGAGCTGAATGACAGGTGTTTGCTGACTGGAGACCGTAGGCAGAGAATCACGCAGACAACATGGAGCCAACAGTGCAGGAttgatgaagaagaagaggaagaatcatCGCCTGCTCTAAGCAATGGGCAGCTTGCTAAATCTAGCTGTATTTTAGATGGAAGAGATTCCTTGGATGGGCAGAGGGATCTAAAGTGCATGAGTAAATCTGCTTCCTGCCCAGTTGAACTTTCAAAAGCAAGTAACAGTGTTGAAGACTCATCAGAGCCACCACCTCCACCACCAAAAAAACAAAGCAG GCATGTGAAAATGATCAAGAATAGCTGTGAACTGGAGAACAAGAGTCTTGGTTCAGTGGAAAGTCTTGGAGAATCATTTAAGGCAATGAATGTCAGCAACTCCAATGGGAACATCAATGTCAGTTTCAGTACCGGTTCTATGGACAGCTTGGACTCCAGGACATGTAGTGAAGGAG GTCAGTCATGTGAAGCTGTCACTTCTCCAATTCATTCATCTGGCACTGAGAAGAAGCATTTTGCCCAAGTTTCATTTTCTGTGGACTCTGGAATGGAAGCACAGAATGGACTCGGACAGCCGCCTCCATTGCCTATAAAGAAGTCAATGAACAGGGCTATATCAGCACCAGATAACTCTGCTTGGGGTCGAGCTTTCCCATCAAGAAATGAAATCAATCCAAATAGTCCAAGACTTAATCTGAGTCAGTCAGAAAACAATGTTTGTGATGAACTCAAACACAGCCATCTTTTAAGCCCAGTCGACAGACATGCCATGTTTTCTTCTTCTGAGTCCTTGGAGATATGCTGCAGAGGCACTGGTCACAGAAACGAGGTTAGGAGCAGAAATTGTCTTCAAAGCCGAGGAACACCAGCCATGTCAATGTCACAGCTAAGTGTTTCTAGTCATACTTCTTCTGCATCAAGTCTCCAACTCCATCACCTCCTTAGCAACATCGACAGCAAAGAGGGGATGTATGCCAAGCTCAGTGGACTGTATGCTCAATCCACGAGACGTTTAATGAACAAATGTGAAGATTACTTCATGAGAGACCAAAAGAAGGAACTGCATTTCAATGAAAATAACTGGTCACTCTTCAAGTTGACAAGCAACAAACCCTGCTGCAATGCCGGGGATGCAGTTTATTACTGTGCCACTTGTGCCAAGGACCCACTGAATAATTATGCTGTGAAG TTATGTAGAACAGAAGATCCCAAAACTCCATTTTACTCCAATCTCTCATTACCCGTCCATTTCAACATACAGCAAGATTGTGGGAACTTCTTGGCCACAGTTCCTTCAAGCTTGTTACATCCCCCTGAAACCTTAAAAGTTAGTTCAGCAAATGAGATCTCCCATGCTACTAGCCTGTCCACTGAGGAAGAATGCGTTGTGGTTATCACTCGTGAAGTACCTTACCGTACAACTGCAGACTTTGTCAAGGAGTCTGTTGCCACTCATGAAGCCCAGCCAGAGATTTATGAGCGCCAAGTCTGCCTACTTCTACTACAGCTCTGCAATGGTTTGGAACACCTGAAAGAACATGCCATCATCCACCGAGACCTTTGCTTGGAAAACCTGCTACTTGTTCACTGCCAGACCACACCTGATAAGATTAAAGATGGAAAGTATGTTCCAAGACTTATAGTGAGCAACTTTTCCAAAGCCAAACAGAGACCTGGGACTGAAGACCTCAAACTGAAGAGAGATAAGACGAGACTGGCACCAGAAATCATGGCTGCCTCTCAGTACAAAAAGTTTGATGAGTTCCAAACAGGAATCCTTATTTATGAACTACTCCACCAACGAAACCCATTTGAGGTCCGTTCGAGTCTTCATGAACATGAATATAGTCAGAAAGATTTGCCGCCACTCCGCAACTTGTCTGTTTATTCACGTGGTCTTCAACATCTTGCTCACTTACTCTTGGAGGCTGATCCGATTAAACGTATTCGCATTTCTGAGGCAAAACGCATTCTTCAGTGTCTTTTGTGGGGTCCTAGAAAAGACTTAACAGACCAACCATTCAGCCATGAAGAGGCATTACACTGCGCCCTTCAGAACTGGATTGACATGAAGCGAGCCCTTCTAATGATGAAGTTTGCAGAGCGTGCTTTAGAGC
- the PRAG1 gene encoding inactive tyrosine-protein kinase PRAG1 isoform X1 → MRIYFTLGILFNWTAAKRRLHLFTQDESGYSEPTMQKSITVTNQGFKMSACNEFVEHIWKPGSCKNCFHPKSDHRKYQAPSDGKASNLPVLPSLNGIRIKQENTSQEDDIIIAALYSKPTIAVKPTMITSETAEEWAQLNSTETLTQVSWKESSTSNSILKSGDISNVIFDNLTKPFTHNLNSSNATPKYVFNGYSNQDKKIEINAVQNLTYVSHFGGQVDKAVFLKEKQPPLSKECSLLSKQNKDDSKKLNCFQAESALSPKGSPRSKDSTLSEPFIKTDKGLCNQARSANESRPCHNSEPASSKNMIFSRTKVSVHSESHNVSEKLSCVTMNDSPIASPTFTDSQSVFQSSVAPVDRRDNEPIYAESTKRRGATGKGMKSIMQTEKINSQQADNGVKENPCSVSIERVLQESTTHVAARITVMAAHTEEDNRTIYLSSPDSAVGVEWSCSSPSSVENVSLSPTFLWAERNHGKGEVHKKYQASLSQKYQCSTSLVVPAKNTKPEDFATSKLSSPMHTTAVISSPSHKKEPFELNDRCLLTGDRRQRITQTTWSQQCRIDEEEEEESSPALSNGQLAKSSCILDGRDSLDGQRDLKCMSKSASCPVELSKASNSVEDSSEPPPPPPKKQSRHVKMIKNSCELENKSLGSVESLGESFKAMNVSNSNGNINVSFSTGSMDSLDSRTCSEGGQSCEAVTSPIHSSGTEKKHFAQVSFSVDSGMEAQNGLGQPPPLPIKKSMNRAISAPDNSAWGRAFPSRNEINPNSPRLNLSQSENNVCDELKHSHLLSPVDRHAMFSSSESLEICCRGTGHRNEVRSRNCLQSRGTPAMSMSQLSVSSHTSSASSLQLHHLLSNIDSKEGMYAKLSGLYAQSTRRLMNKCEDYFMRDQKKELHFNENNWSLFKLTSNKPCCNAGDAVYYCATCAKDPLNNYAVKLCRTEDPKTPFYSNLSLPVHFNIQQDCGNFLATVPSSLLHPPETLKVSSANEISHATSLSTEEECVVVITREVPYRTTADFVKESVATHEAQPEIYERQVCLLLLQLCNGLEHLKEHAIIHRDLCLENLLLVHCQTTPDKIKDGKYVPRLIVSNFSKAKQRPGTEDLKLKRDKTRLAPEIMAASQYKKFDEFQTGILIYELLHQRNPFEVRSSLHEHEYSQKDLPPLRNLSVYSRGLQHLAHLLLEADPIKRIRISEAKRILQCLLWGPRKDLTDQPFSHEEALHCALQNWIDMKRALLMMKFAERALEPEHNISLEDWLCCQYLASADPCYLYKTLKLIKLIT, encoded by the exons ATGAGGATATATTTTACACTCGGGATCCTGTTTAACTGGACAG CTGCCAAAAGAAGACTCCATTTGTTTACACAAGATGAGAGTGGATATTCTGAACCTACCATGCAAAAATCCATTACAGTAACCAATCAAGGCTTTAAGATGTCTGCCTGCAACGAGTTTGTTGAACATATTTGGAAACCTGGATCCTGTAAGAATTGCTTTCACCCAAAGAGTGATCATCGAAAATATCAAGCACCGTCTGATGGAAAAGCCAGCAATTTGCCAGTCCTGCCAAGTCTTAATGGGATTAGGATCAAGCAGGAGAACACAAGTCAAGAAGATGACATTATAATTGCTGCTCTGTATTCAAAGCCCACCATAGCTGTGAAGCCAACAATGATTACATCAGAGACTGCTGAGGAATGGGCACAACTCAACAGCACTGAGACCCTTACTCAG GTTAGTTGGAAAGAATCATCAACCAGCAATTCAATTCTGAAATCTGGGGATATTTCAAATGTTATTTTTGACAACCTGACAAAACCTTTCACTCATAATTTGAACTCTTCCAATGCTACACCCAAGTATGTGTTCAATGGATACTCAAACCAGGATAAGAAGATTGAGATAAATGCTGTACAGAATCTAACATATGTGAGCCACTTTGGTGGTCAGGTGGACAAAGCTGTGTTTCTTAAAGAAAAGCAGCCCCCCCTTTCCAAGGAATGTAGTTTGTTGTCAAAACAAAATAAAGATGATTCTAAAAAGCTAAACTGCTTCCAAGCAGAATCGGCATTATCTCCCAAGGGAAGCCCCCGTTCTAAGGACAGTACACTGAGTGAGCCTTTTATCAAAACTGATAAAGGATTGTGCAACCAAGCCAGGTCTGCAAATGAAAGCAGACCATGTCATAACTCAGAACCAGCTTCTAGTAAGAACATGATTTTCAGCCGAACGAAAGTATCTGTTCATTCTGAGTCACATAACGTCTCTGAGAAACTCTCATGTGTTACTATGAATGACAGTCCTATTGCTTCACCTACCTTTACAGACTCGCAGTCTGTCTTTCAGTCTTCGGTAGCACCAGTTGATAGAAGGGATAATGAACCAATTTATGCTGAAAGCACTAAAAGAAGAGGTGCTACAGGCAAGGGAATGAAATCTATAATGCAAACAGAGAAAATTAATTCTCAGCAAGCGGATAATGGTGTCAAAGAGAATCCGTGTTCTGTGAGCATTGAGAGGGTACTACAAGAGTCTACAACACATGTTGCCGCTAGGATAACCGTTATGGCAGCACATACAGAGGAGGACAACAGGACAATTTACTTGAGCAGCCCTGACTCTGCAGTTGGAGTTGAGTGGTCATGCAGTAGTCCTTCATCTGTTGAGAATGTGAGTCTTTCGCCTACTTTTCTCTGGGCAGAAAGGAACCATGGGAAAGGTGAGGTTCATAAAAAGTACCAGGCTTCATTATCACAGAAATACCAATGTAGCACCAGCCTGGTGGTGCCAGCTAAAAATACCAAACCTGAGGATTTTGCAACTTCTAAATTATCTTCCCCAATGCACACTACTGCTGTAATATCCTCACCATCACACAAAAAGGAACCCTTTGAGCTGAATGACAGGTGTTTGCTGACTGGAGACCGTAGGCAGAGAATCACGCAGACAACATGGAGCCAACAGTGCAGGAttgatgaagaagaagaggaagaatcatCGCCTGCTCTAAGCAATGGGCAGCTTGCTAAATCTAGCTGTATTTTAGATGGAAGAGATTCCTTGGATGGGCAGAGGGATCTAAAGTGCATGAGTAAATCTGCTTCCTGCCCAGTTGAACTTTCAAAAGCAAGTAACAGTGTTGAAGACTCATCAGAGCCACCACCTCCACCACCAAAAAAACAAAGCAG GCATGTGAAAATGATCAAGAATAGCTGTGAACTGGAGAACAAGAGTCTTGGTTCAGTGGAAAGTCTTGGAGAATCATTTAAGGCAATGAATGTCAGCAACTCCAATGGGAACATCAATGTCAGTTTCAGTACCGGTTCTATGGACAGCTTGGACTCCAGGACATGTAGTGAAGGAG GTCAGTCATGTGAAGCTGTCACTTCTCCAATTCATTCATCTGGCACTGAGAAGAAGCATTTTGCCCAAGTTTCATTTTCTGTGGACTCTGGAATGGAAGCACAGAATGGACTCGGACAGCCGCCTCCATTGCCTATAAAGAAGTCAATGAACAGGGCTATATCAGCACCAGATAACTCTGCTTGGGGTCGAGCTTTCCCATCAAGAAATGAAATCAATCCAAATAGTCCAAGACTTAATCTGAGTCAGTCAGAAAACAATGTTTGTGATGAACTCAAACACAGCCATCTTTTAAGCCCAGTCGACAGACATGCCATGTTTTCTTCTTCTGAGTCCTTGGAGATATGCTGCAGAGGCACTGGTCACAGAAACGAGGTTAGGAGCAGAAATTGTCTTCAAAGCCGAGGAACACCAGCCATGTCAATGTCACAGCTAAGTGTTTCTAGTCATACTTCTTCTGCATCAAGTCTCCAACTCCATCACCTCCTTAGCAACATCGACAGCAAAGAGGGGATGTATGCCAAGCTCAGTGGACTGTATGCTCAATCCACGAGACGTTTAATGAACAAATGTGAAGATTACTTCATGAGAGACCAAAAGAAGGAACTGCATTTCAATGAAAATAACTGGTCACTCTTCAAGTTGACAAGCAACAAACCCTGCTGCAATGCCGGGGATGCAGTTTATTACTGTGCCACTTGTGCCAAGGACCCACTGAATAATTATGCTGTGAAG TTATGTAGAACAGAAGATCCCAAAACTCCATTTTACTCCAATCTCTCATTACCCGTCCATTTCAACATACAGCAAGATTGTGGGAACTTCTTGGCCACAGTTCCTTCAAGCTTGTTACATCCCCCTGAAACCTTAAAAGTTAGTTCAGCAAATGAGATCTCCCATGCTACTAGCCTGTCCACTGAGGAAGAATGCGTTGTGGTTATCACTCGTGAAGTACCTTACCGTACAACTGCAGACTTTGTCAAGGAGTCTGTTGCCACTCATGAAGCCCAGCCAGAGATTTATGAGCGCCAAGTCTGCCTACTTCTACTACAGCTCTGCAATGGTTTGGAACACCTGAAAGAACATGCCATCATCCACCGAGACCTTTGCTTGGAAAACCTGCTACTTGTTCACTGCCAGACCACACCTGATAAGATTAAAGATGGAAAGTATGTTCCAAGACTTATAGTGAGCAACTTTTCCAAAGCCAAACAGAGACCTGGGACTGAAGACCTCAAACTGAAGAGAGATAAGACGAGACTGGCACCAGAAATCATGGCTGCCTCTCAGTACAAAAAGTTTGATGAGTTCCAAACAGGAATCCTTATTTATGAACTACTCCACCAACGAAACCCATTTGAGGTCCGTTCGAGTCTTCATGAACATGAATATAGTCAGAAAGATTTGCCGCCACTCCGCAACTTGTCTGTTTATTCACGTGGTCTTCAACATCTTGCTCACTTACTCTTGGAGGCTGATCCGATTAAACGTATTCGCATTTCTGAGGCAAAACGCATTCTTCAGTGTCTTTTGTGGGGTCCTAGAAAAGACTTAACAGACCAACCATTCAGCCATGAAGAGGCATTACACTGCGCCCTTCAGAACTGGATTGACATGAAGCGAGCCCTTCTAATGATGAAGTTTGCAGAGCGTGCTTTAGAGC